In a single window of the Coregonus clupeaformis isolate EN_2021a chromosome 10, ASM2061545v1, whole genome shotgun sequence genome:
- the LOC121575915 gene encoding methyltransferase-like protein 7A, which produces MTFLMNFFTLIFKAVTLPLQLMEVVGMYGIYKRVFPFLMYKISSTYNKKMNDKKKDLFSNLSEFTKGNGPLRILEIGCGSGANFEFYPSGCKVVCTDPNPHFEKYLQKNLTVNDHLIFESFVVASGEDMGAVKDDSVDVVVCTLVLCSVNDIPRTLQEVHRILRPGGALYFLEHVVADPSSWTYFFQHVLQPIWYYFGDGCEVVRATWKDLETAGFSELKLRHIEAPLNFMIKPHIIGYAVK; this is translated from the exons ATGacttttttaatgaatttctttaCGCTTATTTTCAAGGCAGTAACGTTGCCCCTCCAATTAATGGAGGTGGTTGGCATGTATGGCATCTACAAGCGTGTCTTTCCATTTCTAATGTACAAGATATCTTCGACCTACAACAAGAAAATGAACGACAAAAAGAAGGATCTTTTCAGCAATCTCTCAGAGTTCACCAAAGGCAATGGCCCGCTTCGCATTTTGGAGATTGGTTGCGGAAGCGGGGCTAACTTTGAATTCTACCCGTCTGGTTGCAAGGTGGTTTGCACCGACCCTAATCCTCACTTCGAGAAGTATCTACAAAAGAACCTGACTGTCAATGATCACCTAATATTTGAAAGCTTTGTGGTCGCTTCGGGAGAGGACATGGGGGCAGTGAAAGATGACTCCGTGGACGTTGTGGTCTGCACGCTTGTGCTGTGTTCTGTCAACGACATACCGCGAACATTGCAGGAGGTGCATCGCATACTAAGGCCT GGTGGTGCTCTGTACTTTTTGGAGCATGTAGTGGCGGACCCATCCTCTTGGACATACTTCTTCCAGCACGTCCTCCAGCCGATATGGTACTACTTTGGGGATGGATGTGAAGTAGTTAGGGCGACATGGAAAGATCTGGAGACTGCTGGGTTCTCTGAGCTCAAACTGAGGCACATCGAGGCACCGCTCAACTTCATGATCAAACCACATATTATAGGCTATGCTGTCAAGTAA